A part of Gramella sp. MAR_2010_147 genomic DNA contains:
- a CDS encoding amidohydrolase family protein, protein MHQYLKATILLFIITSFNFSSAQKKDEKKDEKWEVANPYPEDWNFKTMTLNTTEGTWMNLDVSPDGKTLVFDLLGDIYKMPISGGKATILRTGIPYEVQPRFSPDGSKISFTSDAGGGDNIWVMDTNGKNAKQITEEKFRLLNNAVWTPDGNSLIARKHFTSGRSLGAGEMWQYHIAAKEGLQITERKNDQQDVNEPSITADGKYLFYSEDMYPGGNFQYNKDPNKQIYVIKRYDFETGETITITGGPGGAARPEVSPDGKKLAFVKRIRTKSVLFIHDLETGEEWPVFDKLSKDQQEAWAIFGVYPNFSWMPNNKELVFWANGKINKVDIDSYEVSEIPFQVNNNIEIAETLQTDHQVFSEKFNPKVIRHAVTSPNGKTLVFNAVGFLWKKSLPNGKPQRITNSEDFEFEPSFSPDGNHIIYVTWDDQNLGAIKSVSLSGGSSKTITSEKGIYRNPSYSNDGKMIVFSKESGNSDLGQTFTKEPGIYTMNASGENVKKLVKEGIFPVFNVDNSRIFFQTGGYFFGDITKSLKSVDLNGKDERTHINSKYANRILPSPDNKWILFSNLHKAYVAPFALTGQAIDLTPDSKTLPVTQITKDAGINLHWSNNSEKIHWTLGDEYFTNELEKRFTFLKNSPDSIPAVTEKGIKVGLEIKTDVPEGMVAFTNARIITMAGDRVIENGSILIKGNKIEAIGENDEVNIPSSAKTYDVQGKTIMPGIVDAHAHIGAFRYGLTPKKHWPSYANLAFGVTTAHDPSALSETVFGIAELIKSGDMVGPRLYSTGIILYGADGDFKAEINSIDDARSALQRTKAFGATSVKSYNQPRREQRQQVLLAAKELNMNVVPEGGSTFFHNMNMIVDGHTGIEHNIPVAPVYKDVLSLWGASNTGYTPTLIVNYGGINGEYIFYDKTNVWENERLLTFTPRELVDSRSRHRTKLPEEEYENGPILVSETAKALSDEGVKVNLGAHGQLQGLGAHWELWLLQMGGMTNMEALQAATINGAEYIGMDKEIGSLEKGKLADLIVLDKNPLEDIRNSESVIYTMVNGRLFDATTMHQIGNEPEERTNFYWENNKYNSAFQWHESTQSFTRPNCVCHGTGN, encoded by the coding sequence ATGCATCAATACTTAAAGGCTACGATCCTTTTATTTATTATTACCAGTTTCAATTTTTCATCAGCTCAGAAGAAAGATGAGAAGAAGGATGAAAAATGGGAGGTTGCCAATCCCTATCCTGAAGACTGGAATTTCAAAACGATGACGCTTAATACTACTGAGGGAACATGGATGAACCTTGATGTAAGTCCCGATGGGAAAACACTGGTTTTTGATCTTTTGGGAGACATATATAAAATGCCTATTTCAGGAGGTAAGGCCACGATTCTAAGAACAGGAATTCCGTACGAAGTTCAACCCAGATTTAGCCCTGATGGCTCGAAAATATCATTCACCAGTGATGCAGGTGGTGGAGATAATATTTGGGTAATGGACACCAATGGCAAAAATGCCAAACAGATCACGGAAGAAAAATTCAGATTACTGAATAACGCGGTGTGGACTCCTGATGGAAATTCATTGATAGCCAGAAAACACTTTACTTCAGGACGGTCTCTGGGGGCGGGAGAAATGTGGCAATATCATATTGCCGCAAAAGAAGGTTTGCAAATTACTGAACGTAAGAACGATCAGCAGGATGTAAATGAGCCGAGTATTACCGCAGATGGCAAATATCTTTTTTACAGTGAGGATATGTATCCTGGTGGAAATTTTCAATATAACAAAGATCCCAATAAGCAGATATATGTAATTAAACGATATGATTTCGAAACCGGTGAAACTATTACCATTACTGGAGGGCCAGGTGGCGCAGCCCGGCCTGAAGTTTCTCCCGACGGAAAAAAACTTGCATTTGTAAAACGAATCAGGACCAAATCTGTATTATTTATTCATGATCTTGAAACCGGGGAAGAGTGGCCTGTGTTTGATAAGCTAAGCAAAGATCAGCAGGAAGCCTGGGCAATCTTTGGGGTATATCCAAATTTTAGCTGGATGCCGAATAACAAGGAACTGGTTTTCTGGGCGAATGGAAAAATAAATAAGGTAGATATTGACAGTTATGAAGTCTCTGAGATTCCATTTCAGGTAAATAATAATATCGAAATCGCTGAAACTTTACAAACCGATCATCAAGTATTTTCGGAAAAATTTAATCCAAAAGTAATTCGCCATGCTGTTACTTCTCCAAACGGAAAAACTCTGGTTTTCAACGCTGTTGGTTTTCTATGGAAAAAATCGCTGCCGAATGGAAAACCTCAACGAATCACCAATTCAGAAGATTTTGAATTTGAACCGAGTTTTTCACCAGATGGAAATCATATTATTTATGTAACCTGGGATGACCAGAATCTTGGTGCCATTAAAAGTGTTTCTTTGTCTGGGGGCTCTTCAAAAACGATTACTTCAGAAAAAGGAATTTATAGAAATCCTTCTTATTCTAATGATGGGAAAATGATCGTTTTTTCAAAAGAGTCTGGTAACAGCGATCTGGGACAGACCTTTACCAAAGAACCGGGAATTTACACGATGAATGCTTCCGGAGAAAATGTAAAAAAACTGGTTAAAGAAGGAATTTTCCCTGTTTTTAATGTGGATAATTCCCGTATTTTCTTTCAGACAGGCGGATATTTCTTCGGAGATATCACTAAAAGTCTTAAAAGTGTTGATCTGAATGGGAAAGATGAAAGAACGCATATTAATTCAAAATATGCCAATAGAATTCTGCCTAGTCCTGATAATAAATGGATCCTATTCAGCAATTTACATAAAGCATATGTAGCGCCTTTTGCCTTGACTGGCCAGGCAATAGATCTTACTCCAGATTCAAAAACATTACCTGTAACCCAAATAACAAAAGATGCCGGAATTAATTTACACTGGTCTAATAATAGTGAGAAAATTCACTGGACACTGGGCGATGAATATTTTACAAATGAACTTGAAAAGAGATTTACGTTCTTAAAGAATTCTCCAGATTCTATTCCCGCAGTTACCGAAAAAGGGATCAAAGTTGGTCTTGAAATCAAGACAGACGTCCCTGAAGGTATGGTCGCCTTTACTAACGCACGAATTATCACTATGGCTGGTGATAGAGTGATTGAAAACGGAAGTATTCTGATAAAAGGCAATAAAATTGAGGCTATTGGAGAAAATGATGAAGTGAATATTCCTTCTTCGGCTAAAACTTATGATGTTCAGGGAAAAACGATCATGCCGGGTATTGTAGATGCTCATGCTCATATTGGAGCTTTTAGATACGGACTTACTCCCAAAAAACACTGGCCATCTTATGCAAACTTAGCATTTGGCGTGACCACCGCACATGATCCTTCCGCTTTAAGTGAAACCGTTTTTGGAATTGCTGAACTGATCAAAAGTGGCGATATGGTAGGCCCAAGATTATATTCTACAGGAATTATTCTTTACGGGGCTGACGGGGATTTTAAAGCGGAAATCAATAGCATCGATGATGCACGTTCTGCTTTACAAAGAACCAAGGCTTTTGGAGCCACTTCAGTAAAAAGTTATAATCAGCCCAGACGGGAACAAAGACAACAGGTTCTTTTAGCAGCAAAAGAGTTAAATATGAATGTAGTTCCTGAAGGCGGGTCTACCTTCTTTCACAATATGAATATGATCGTCGACGGTCACACCGGAATTGAACATAACATTCCTGTGGCTCCGGTTTATAAAGATGTTCTAAGCTTATGGGGAGCTTCGAATACCGGCTATACCCCTACGCTTATTGTTAATTATGGCGGAATAAATGGAGAATATATTTTCTATGATAAAACCAATGTCTGGGAGAATGAACGACTTTTAACTTTTACTCCACGGGAACTGGTAGATTCAAGATCGCGACATAGAACCAAGTTACCGGAAGAAGAATATGAAAACGGACCTATTTTAGTTTCAGAAACGGCCAAAGCACTTTCAGACGAAGGCGTGAAAGTAAATCTTGGCGCACATGGACAATTACAGGGACTAGGTGCTCACTGGGAATTATGGTTGCTTCAAATGGGCGGGATGACCAATATGGAAGCTTTACAGGCAGCAACCATTAACGGAGCTGAGTATATAGGGATGGATAAGGAGATCGGTTCACTGGAAAAAGGAAAACTGGCAGACCTTATTGTACTGGATAAAAATCCGCTAGAGGACATTAGAAATTCTGAGTCTGTGATCTATACGATGGTAAACGGGCGATTATTTGACGCTACAACCATGCATCAAATTGGAAATGAGCCTGAAGAACGAACCAATTTTTACTGGGAAAACAACAAATATAATTCAGCTTTTCAATGGCATGAAAGCACGCAAAGTTTTACCAGACCTAATTGTGTTTGCCATGGAACGGGAAATTAA